A genomic segment from Streptomyces sp. NBC_00654 encodes:
- a CDS encoding TetR/AcrR family transcriptional regulator, with amino-acid sequence MKGDPGVKDVKPAKAPKSEQTRTLILETALRLFQERGFDKTTMRAIAQEAGVSVGNAYYYFASKEHLVQGFYDRIGAEHAAAVREVLDKETDLETRLAGVLTCWLDIAAPYHEFAAQFFKNAADPESPLSPFSVESEPAREASIAIHREVLAGSKAKIPAELVDILPELMWLSQMGLVLYWVFDRSPERERSRRLAVRGARLTTRGVALARFRVLRPLVHEVHELFTDFLPGMAETATARKRA; translated from the coding sequence GTGAAGGGCGATCCGGGCGTGAAGGATGTCAAGCCGGCCAAGGCCCCCAAGAGCGAGCAGACCCGCACGCTCATCCTCGAAACCGCGCTCCGGCTCTTCCAGGAGCGCGGTTTCGACAAGACGACCATGCGAGCCATCGCCCAGGAGGCCGGTGTCTCCGTCGGCAACGCCTACTACTACTTCGCGAGCAAGGAACACCTCGTCCAGGGCTTCTACGACCGGATCGGCGCCGAACACGCCGCAGCGGTCCGGGAGGTCCTGGACAAGGAGACGGATCTGGAGACCCGGCTGGCCGGGGTCCTGACGTGCTGGCTGGACATCGCCGCGCCGTACCACGAGTTCGCGGCCCAGTTCTTCAAGAACGCCGCCGACCCGGAGAGCCCGCTGAGCCCCTTCTCCGTCGAGTCGGAGCCCGCCCGCGAGGCGTCCATCGCCATCCACCGCGAAGTGCTGGCGGGCTCCAAGGCCAAGATCCCCGCGGAGCTCGTGGACATCCTGCCCGAGCTGATGTGGCTCTCCCAGATGGGACTCGTCCTGTACTGGGTGTTCGACCGTTCTCCGGAGCGCGAGCGCAGCCGCCGGCTCGCGGTGCGCGGCGCCCGGCTCACCACCCGGGGCGTGGCGCTCGCCCGGTTCCGCGTGCTGCGGCCGCTCGTCCACGAGGTGCACGAGCTGTTCACCGACTTCCTGCCGGGGATGGCCGAGACGGCCACCGCCCGCAAGAGGGCCTGA
- a CDS encoding SCO4848 family membrane protein has protein sequence MKLSRPVSWFLLAFGVWSWFIWITFVKNLWKDGSGLAFDDAGDPTTYFWVHLLLAITSFLLGTAVGVIGFRGVRALRRERT, from the coding sequence ATGAAGCTCAGCCGCCCCGTCTCCTGGTTCCTGCTCGCGTTCGGGGTGTGGAGCTGGTTCATCTGGATCACTTTCGTCAAGAACCTGTGGAAGGACGGCAGCGGGCTCGCGTTCGACGACGCGGGCGACCCGACCACCTATTTCTGGGTGCACCTGCTGCTCGCCATCACGTCCTTTCTTCTGGGGACGGCGGTCGGGGTGATCGGGTTCCGTGGTGTCAGGGCTTTGCGCCGTGAGCGCACCTGA
- a CDS encoding 2-oxo-4-hydroxy-4-carboxy-5-ureidoimidazoline decarboxylase: MLECCASRRWAQRMAAHRPFPDLGALLAASDEAGYDLSPTDIAEALAGESAPRLRHDAPYAAHLALRAAHAEYESRFGHVFVICLDATRPTQQVDQVLAGLRTRLAHDRDEERAVTAEEMRRLARVRIVELVTAAGLDGGPLQDPP, encoded by the coding sequence CTGCTGGAGTGCTGCGCCAGCCGCCGCTGGGCCCAGCGGATGGCCGCCCACCGCCCGTTCCCGGATCTCGGCGCGCTGCTCGCCGCGTCCGACGAGGCGGGCTACGACCTGTCCCCCACGGATATCGCCGAGGCGCTCGCCGGGGAGAGCGCCCCCCGCCTGCGCCATGACGCGCCATACGCCGCCCACCTCGCGCTCCGGGCCGCGCACGCCGAGTACGAGAGCCGCTTCGGCCATGTGTTCGTGATCTGCCTGGACGCGACCCGGCCAACGCAGCAGGTGGACCAGGTACTGGCAGGCCTCCGGACCCGGCTGGCCCACGACCGGGACGAGGAGCGGGCCGTCACGGCGGAGGAGATGCGACGACTCGCCCGGGTCCGCATCGTCGAACTGGTGACGGCCGCGGGCCTGGACGGCGGCCCGCTCCAGGATCCGCCCTGA
- a CDS encoding D-alanyl-D-alanine carboxypeptidase family protein — protein sequence MHALKKTVLTVLSAALLSGFVLSPASAADKDKTDDKQPKPTHPMSNVGGEQLAKVGTQVNLGPGAPVLPKDLTGRSWIVADAENGQVLAAHNSHWRLPPASTLKMLFADTVLPALQPKSLTHKVTDAELAGVGAGSSLVGVKEDHTYTVHDLWLGVFLRSGNDAVHVLASMFGGVPKTVQAMQSHAEELQALDTTVVSPDGYDAPNQVSSAYDLTLFARSGLQKKDFREYSATASADFPGEEKKGKKRESFEIQNTNRLITGDIGVEPYKGIAGVKNGYTTHAGNTFTGVAERDGRVLLVTVMNPSSDESHAVYKEAASLLDWGFSASGKVTPVGELVPPKSAETGTGKGAEPAAGANKSGQDGEASAKKKTAVASKGSSGVGIALAITGGVLVVLAAGVFLVNRRWPLPDLVRRLPRR from the coding sequence GTGCATGCTCTGAAAAAGACCGTGTTGACGGTCCTCTCCGCCGCGTTGCTGTCCGGTTTTGTCCTCAGTCCCGCTTCTGCGGCCGACAAGGACAAGACCGACGACAAGCAGCCGAAGCCGACGCACCCCATGTCGAACGTCGGCGGTGAGCAGCTCGCCAAGGTCGGAACCCAGGTCAATCTGGGGCCCGGCGCCCCGGTCCTGCCCAAGGACCTCACGGGCCGGTCGTGGATCGTCGCGGACGCGGAGAACGGCCAGGTGCTGGCGGCGCACAACTCCCACTGGCGGCTGCCTCCCGCCTCCACCCTGAAGATGCTCTTCGCGGACACGGTCCTGCCGGCGCTCCAGCCGAAGAGCCTCACCCACAAGGTGACGGACGCCGAACTCGCCGGTGTCGGCGCGGGCAGCAGCCTGGTGGGCGTCAAGGAGGACCACACCTATACGGTCCACGACCTGTGGCTCGGGGTGTTCCTGCGCTCCGGCAACGACGCGGTGCACGTGCTGGCCTCGATGTTCGGCGGCGTCCCCAAGACGGTCCAGGCGATGCAGAGCCACGCCGAGGAGTTGCAGGCCCTCGACACGACGGTGGTCTCGCCGGACGGGTACGACGCGCCGAACCAGGTCTCCAGCGCGTACGACCTCACCCTGTTCGCCCGCAGCGGGCTGCAGAAGAAGGACTTCCGCGAGTACTCCGCGACGGCCTCGGCCGACTTCCCCGGCGAGGAGAAGAAGGGCAAGAAGCGCGAGAGCTTCGAGATCCAGAACACCAACCGGCTGATCACCGGGGACATCGGGGTGGAGCCGTACAAGGGCATCGCGGGGGTCAAGAACGGCTACACCACCCACGCGGGCAACACCTTCACCGGTGTCGCCGAGCGCGACGGCCGGGTGCTGCTGGTCACCGTCATGAACCCGTCCTCCGACGAGAGCCACGCCGTGTACAAGGAGGCCGCGAGCCTGCTCGACTGGGGCTTCAGCGCGAGCGGCAAGGTGACGCCGGTCGGCGAGCTGGTGCCGCCGAAGTCCGCGGAGACCGGGACAGGCAAGGGCGCCGAGCCGGCCGCCGGGGCGAACAAGTCCGGGCAGGACGGGGAGGCGTCCGCGAAGAAGAAGACCGCGGTCGCCTCCAAGGGCTCCAGCGGGGTCGGGATCGCGCTGGCGATCACCGGCGGAGTGCTGGTCGTGCTGGCGGCCGGGGTGTTCCTGGTCAACCGGCGCTGGCCGCTGCCCGACCTGGTCCGCCGCCTTCCCCGTCGCTGA
- a CDS encoding thiol-disulfide oxidoreductase DCC family protein: protein MADSGPRTPVTRLTVLYDAQCSLCVHVRHWLMKQHQLIPLDLVPAASEEARRRFPGLDHAKTLDEITVIGDRGQIYRGTAAWIVCLWALSEHRPKAHWLTTPAGRPFARATVLAAAKYRSVTAPSCGGGGGACEVPVMGAETGG from the coding sequence ATGGCCGACTCCGGACCTCGTACCCCGGTCACACGGCTCACCGTGCTCTACGACGCGCAGTGCTCGCTCTGCGTCCACGTACGGCACTGGCTGATGAAGCAGCATCAGCTCATCCCGCTGGACCTCGTGCCGGCCGCCTCCGAGGAGGCGCGCCGGCGCTTCCCCGGCCTCGACCACGCGAAGACGCTCGACGAGATCACGGTGATCGGCGACCGGGGGCAGATCTACCGGGGGACCGCCGCCTGGATCGTCTGCCTCTGGGCACTGTCCGAGCACCGGCCCAAGGCCCACTGGCTGACCACCCCGGCGGGCCGCCCGTTCGCCCGTGCGACCGTACTGGCCGCGGCGAAGTACCGCTCGGTGACCGCACCCTCGTGCGGCGGGGGCGGCGGGGCCTGCGAAGTCCCGGTCATGGGTGCCGAAACGGGCGGATAG
- a CDS encoding succinate dehydrogenase hydrophobic membrane anchor subunit translates to MSTETSSAIGDVEGVSLYDVDHPAPVIEPPRKRTGKTPKGSRTNFEMYAWLFMRLSGIVLVVLVIGHLLIQLVLDGGVSKIGFAFVAGRWASPFWQVWDLTMLWLAMLHGANGLRTVINDYAERDNTRFWLKMLLYTATVFTVLLGTLVIFTFDPNIR, encoded by the coding sequence ATGTCCACCGAGACCTCTTCCGCGATCGGGGACGTCGAAGGCGTGAGCCTCTACGACGTCGACCACCCGGCCCCCGTGATCGAGCCCCCGCGCAAGCGGACGGGCAAGACGCCCAAGGGCTCGCGCACCAATTTCGAGATGTACGCCTGGCTCTTCATGCGCCTGTCGGGCATCGTCCTGGTCGTCCTGGTCATCGGCCACCTGCTGATCCAGCTGGTGCTCGACGGCGGTGTCTCCAAGATCGGATTCGCCTTCGTGGCGGGCCGCTGGGCCTCGCCGTTCTGGCAGGTCTGGGACCTCACGATGCTGTGGCTCGCCATGCTCCACGGCGCCAACGGCCTCCGTACGGTCATCAACGACTACGCCGAACGGGACAACACCCGCTTCTGGCTGAAGATGCTGCTGTACACCGCCACGGTGTTCACCGTCCTGCTGGGCACGCTGGTGATCTTCACCTTCGACCCGAACATCCGCTAG
- a CDS encoding succinate dehydrogenase iron-sulfur subunit, which translates to MATPTLEKTGPADKPEAGFADSPYITATFRIRRFNPEVSDEAQWQDFQIEIDPKERVLDALHKIKWDVDGTLTFRRSCAHGICGSDAMRINGKNRLACKTLIKDISPEKPITVEAIKGLTVLKDLVVDMEPFFQAFRDVMPFLITKGNEPTRERLQSAEDRERFDDTTKCILCAACTSSCPVFWNDGQYFGPAAIVNAHRFIFDSRDEGGEQRLEILNDRDGVWRCRTTFNCTDACPRGIEVTKAIQEVKRALITRRF; encoded by the coding sequence ATGGCTACCCCGACACTGGAAAAGACCGGCCCGGCCGACAAGCCCGAGGCGGGCTTCGCCGACTCCCCGTACATCACGGCCACGTTCCGGATCCGCCGCTTCAACCCCGAGGTGTCGGACGAGGCGCAGTGGCAGGACTTCCAGATCGAGATCGACCCGAAGGAGCGTGTGCTCGACGCCCTTCACAAGATCAAGTGGGATGTCGACGGCACGCTGACCTTCCGGCGCTCCTGCGCGCACGGCATCTGCGGCTCCGACGCGATGCGGATCAACGGCAAGAACAGGCTCGCCTGCAAGACGCTGATCAAGGACATCAGCCCGGAGAAGCCGATCACGGTCGAGGCCATCAAGGGCCTCACGGTCCTCAAGGACCTCGTGGTCGACATGGAGCCGTTCTTCCAGGCGTTCCGCGATGTCATGCCCTTCCTCATCACCAAGGGGAACGAGCCGACCCGCGAGCGTCTGCAGTCCGCCGAGGACCGCGAGCGCTTCGACGACACCACCAAGTGCATCCTGTGCGCCGCGTGCACGTCGTCCTGCCCCGTGTTCTGGAACGACGGGCAGTACTTCGGCCCGGCCGCGATCGTCAACGCGCACCGCTTCATCTTCGACTCGCGCGACGAGGGCGGCGAGCAGCGGCTGGAGATCCTCAACGACCGTGACGGTGTGTGGCGTTGCCGCACGACGTTCAACTGCACGGACGCCTGCCCGCGTGGCATCGAGGTCACCAAGGCCATCCAGGAAGTGAAGCGCGCGCTGATCACGCGCCGCTTCTGA
- the sdhC gene encoding succinate dehydrogenase, cytochrome b556 subunit: protein MPAGTLYRGREGMWSWVAHRVTGVLIFFFLFVHVLDTALVRVSPEAYDEVVATYKTWPVALLEYGLVAAILFHALNGLRIVAVDFWAKGPRFQKQMLWTVLGIWIVLMVGALYPVLGHAVRDIFGS from the coding sequence GTGCCGGCTGGAACGCTGTACCGCGGCCGGGAAGGCATGTGGTCCTGGGTGGCTCATCGAGTCACCGGTGTCCTCATTTTCTTCTTCCTGTTCGTACACGTCCTGGACACCGCTCTCGTCCGCGTCTCCCCCGAGGCCTACGACGAGGTCGTGGCCACGTACAAGACATGGCCTGTCGCGCTGCTCGAATACGGCCTCGTGGCCGCCATTCTCTTTCATGCGCTGAACGGTCTCCGTATCGTCGCCGTGGACTTCTGGGCCAAGGGCCCGCGCTTCCAGAAGCAGATGCTCTGGACCGTGCTGGGCATCTGGATCGTGCTGATGGTCGGGGCCCTGTACCCCGTCCTCGGCCACGCCGTACGCGACATCTTCGGGAGCTGA
- the sdhA gene encoding succinate dehydrogenase flavoprotein subunit, with protein sequence MQIHKYDTVIVGAGGAGMRAAIESTKRSRTAVLTKLYPTRSHTGAAQGGMAAALANVEEDNWEWHTFDTIKGGDYLVDQDAAEILAKEAIDSVLDLEKMGLPFNRTPEGRIDQRRFGGHSRNHGEAPVRRSCYASDRTGHMILQTLYQNCVKEGVEFFNEFYVLDLLLQDVDGVKKSAGVVAYELATGEIHVFQAKSVIFASGGTGKFFKVTSNAHTLTGDGQAAAYRRGLPLEDMEFFQFHPTGIWRMGILLTEGARGEGGILRNKDGERFMEKYAPVMKDLASRDVVSRSIYTEIREGRGCGPAGDHVYLDLTHLPPEQLDAKLPDITEFARTYLGIEPYTDPIPIQPTAHYAMGGIPTNVEGEVLADNTTVVPGLYAAGEVACVSVHGANRLGTNSLLDINVFGRRSGIAAAEYSAKNDFVELPENPAQQVVDQVERLRGSNGTERVSVLRLELQECMDANVMVFRTEQTIKTAVDKIAELRERYLNVSIQDKGKRFNTDLLEAIELGNLLDLAEVMATSALARKESRGGHYREDYPNRDDVNFMRHTMAYREVADDGTESIRLDYKPVVTTRYQPMERKY encoded by the coding sequence ATGCAGATCCACAAGTACGACACCGTCATCGTCGGCGCCGGCGGCGCCGGCATGCGCGCGGCCATCGAGTCGACCAAGCGCAGCCGTACCGCCGTGCTGACGAAGCTCTACCCGACCCGCTCCCACACGGGCGCGGCGCAGGGCGGCATGGCCGCCGCGCTCGCCAACGTGGAGGAGGACAACTGGGAGTGGCACACCTTCGACACGATCAAGGGCGGCGACTACCTGGTCGACCAGGACGCCGCCGAGATCCTGGCGAAGGAGGCCATCGACTCGGTCCTCGACCTGGAGAAGATGGGCCTGCCGTTCAACCGCACGCCCGAGGGCCGGATCGACCAGCGCCGCTTCGGCGGTCACAGCCGTAACCACGGCGAGGCCCCGGTCCGCCGGTCCTGCTACGCCTCGGACCGCACCGGCCACATGATCCTCCAGACGCTGTACCAGAACTGCGTCAAGGAGGGTGTGGAGTTCTTCAACGAGTTCTACGTCCTGGACCTCCTGCTCCAGGACGTGGACGGGGTCAAGAAGTCCGCGGGCGTCGTCGCCTACGAGCTGGCCACCGGCGAGATCCACGTCTTCCAGGCGAAGTCCGTCATCTTCGCCTCCGGCGGCACCGGCAAGTTCTTCAAGGTGACGTCGAACGCCCACACCCTGACCGGTGACGGCCAGGCCGCCGCGTACCGCCGCGGTCTGCCGCTGGAGGACATGGAGTTCTTCCAGTTCCACCCGACGGGCATCTGGCGCATGGGCATCCTGCTGACGGAGGGCGCCCGCGGTGAGGGCGGCATCCTCCGCAACAAGGACGGCGAGCGCTTCATGGAGAAGTACGCGCCCGTCATGAAGGACCTCGCGTCCCGTGACGTCGTGTCCCGCTCCATCTACACGGAGATCCGCGAAGGCCGCGGCTGCGGTCCGGCGGGCGACCACGTCTACCTGGACCTCACCCACCTGCCGCCGGAGCAGCTGGACGCGAAGCTCCCGGACATCACCGAGTTCGCGCGTACGTACCTGGGCATCGAGCCCTACACGGACCCGATCCCGATCCAGCCGACCGCGCACTACGCCATGGGCGGCATCCCGACCAACGTCGAGGGCGAGGTGCTGGCCGACAACACCACCGTCGTCCCGGGCCTGTACGCCGCCGGCGAGGTCGCCTGCGTCTCCGTGCACGGCGCCAACCGCCTGGGCACCAACTCGCTGCTCGACATCAACGTCTTCGGGCGCCGGTCGGGCATCGCCGCCGCCGAGTACTCCGCGAAGAACGACTTCGTCGAGCTTCCCGAGAACCCGGCCCAGCAGGTCGTCGACCAGGTCGAGCGGCTGCGCGGCTCCAACGGCACCGAGCGGGTGTCCGTGCTCCGTCTGGAGCTGCAGGAGTGCATGGACGCCAACGTGATGGTGTTCCGCACCGAGCAGACGATCAAGACGGCGGTCGACAAGATCGCCGAGCTGCGCGAGCGCTATCTGAACGTGTCCATCCAGGACAAGGGCAAGCGGTTCAACACCGACCTGCTGGAGGCCATCGAGCTGGGCAACCTGCTCGACCTGGCCGAGGTCATGGCGACCTCCGCGCTGGCCCGCAAGGAGTCCCGCGGCGGCCACTACCGCGAGGACTACCCGAACCGCGACGACGTCAACTTCATGCGCCACACCATGGCGTACCGCGAGGTCGCGGACGACGGCACCGAGTCGATCCGGCTCGACTACAAGCCCGTCGTGACGACCCGCTACCAGCCGATGGAGCGTAAGTACTGA
- a CDS encoding ABC transporter substrate-binding protein: MRSIRIRILAILAVLIIAGVGAWQLLPSDGKKTDPVTVGTTDAVTSLDPAGAYDAGSWAIYSNLYQSLMTFRAGAIVPEPDAAESCGFVGQKLQTYQCKLRNDLTFSNGRKITAADVEYSFERMLRIKTDVGPSALFPSLKNVVTEGRTITFNLSSRDATFPQKLATGAGSIVDSTQYPESKLRGGNKVDGSGPYVLKSYEPGVRAELVPNLKYRGALKKTGEAVEIRYYKGSEDLLTGWKSGDLDVTHRQLPPARLAELNPGDPDLRVTEAESAEIRNLVFNVREGSPFANKKVRQAVAAVIDRGPLVGEVYRSTVEPLYSLIPQGYIGHSTPFFDKYPSPDPDRAKKLMQEAGVETPLRINFAYKADEAYTAETAELRRQLEKDGLFKVSVKAVKWTDFQKGYAEGAYDAYTVGWLPDYPDPDTFSQPLVGRDNSLHNGYASKQMDELITATLQYSDRGRTSADFKKLQQLVGEDVPLVPLWQKKDYVVAKTDISGSQYLSNGTGIWRLWELGRI; this comes from the coding sequence ATGCGGTCGATCCGGATACGGATTCTCGCGATTCTCGCGGTACTGATCATCGCGGGCGTCGGCGCCTGGCAACTACTTCCCTCGGACGGGAAGAAGACTGATCCGGTCACAGTGGGCACGACCGATGCCGTGACCTCGCTGGACCCCGCCGGTGCGTACGACGCCGGTTCCTGGGCGATCTACAGCAATCTCTACCAGTCGCTCATGACGTTCAGGGCCGGGGCGATCGTGCCCGAACCGGACGCCGCCGAGAGCTGCGGATTCGTCGGGCAGAAGCTCCAGACGTACCAGTGCAAGCTGCGCAACGACCTCACCTTCTCCAACGGCCGGAAGATCACCGCCGCCGATGTCGAGTACTCCTTCGAGCGGATGCTCAGGATCAAGACCGACGTCGGCCCCTCGGCGCTGTTCCCGAGCCTGAAGAACGTCGTGACCGAAGGCCGCACCATCACCTTCAACCTGTCCTCGCGCGACGCGACCTTCCCGCAGAAGCTCGCCACCGGCGCGGGTTCGATCGTGGACTCCACCCAGTACCCCGAGAGCAAGCTCCGTGGCGGGAACAAGGTCGACGGTTCCGGACCGTACGTCCTCAAGTCCTACGAGCCGGGCGTCCGCGCCGAGCTGGTACCCAACCTCAAGTACCGGGGCGCGCTCAAGAAGACCGGCGAAGCGGTCGAGATCCGCTACTACAAGGGCTCCGAGGACCTTCTGACGGGCTGGAAGAGCGGTGACCTCGATGTCACGCACCGTCAGCTGCCGCCCGCCCGGCTCGCCGAGCTGAACCCGGGCGACCCGGACCTGCGCGTCACTGAGGCGGAGAGCGCCGAGATCCGCAACCTCGTCTTCAACGTCCGCGAGGGCTCACCATTCGCGAACAAGAAGGTCCGCCAGGCCGTCGCGGCGGTCATCGACCGCGGTCCGCTGGTGGGCGAGGTCTACCGGAGCACCGTCGAGCCCCTCTACTCGCTGATCCCGCAGGGCTACATCGGCCACAGCACCCCGTTCTTCGACAAGTACCCCTCGCCCGACCCCGACCGTGCCAAGAAGCTGATGCAGGAGGCCGGCGTCGAGACTCCGCTGCGCATCAACTTCGCCTACAAGGCCGACGAGGCGTACACGGCGGAGACCGCCGAGCTGCGGCGCCAGCTGGAGAAGGACGGACTGTTCAAGGTCTCGGTGAAGGCCGTGAAGTGGACGGACTTCCAGAAGGGTTACGCGGAGGGCGCGTACGACGCGTACACCGTCGGCTGGCTCCCCGACTACCCGGACCCCGACACCTTCAGCCAGCCGCTCGTCGGCCGCGACAACAGCCTCCACAACGGCTACGCGAGCAAGCAGATGGACGAGCTGATCACGGCCACGCTCCAGTACAGCGACAGGGGCAGGACCTCGGCCGACTTCAAGAAGCTCCAGCAGCTGGTCGGCGAGGACGTTCCGCTGGTCCCGCTGTGGCAGAAGAAGGACTACGTCGTCGCCAAGACGGACATCTCCGGATCCCAGTACCTCTCCAACGGCACCGGCATCTGGCGCCTGTGGGAGCTCGGCCGGATCTGA
- a CDS encoding metallophosphoesterase, with amino-acid sequence MAVVFILVAVGVLALLAAVHRYVWRRLVGDTTAPGSAMRRAGTAAAFVLPLLSVGALVSGRAGFPFWLQQVLAWPGYLWLAALLYLTLALLVGEAVRPLLRRVLARRDGPAEAGAHPRTETMALSGAPAAPSAPSAGSSTTPDAPDADTAAPEAPPTAAAGPSRRLFVARAVGGAAAVAGLGTVGYGTHGVLRGPRTKRITVPLARLPRSAHGFRIAVVSDVHLGPILGRAHTRRIVDAVNATRPDLIAVVGDLVDGSVADLGTAAEPLAGLEARHGSFFVTGNHEYFSGAAQWVDHVRELGLHPLENARVEIDGFDLAGVNDVAGESEGQGPDFVRALGDRDRSRAAVLLAHQPVVIHDAVEHGVDLQLSGHTHGGQLWPGSLIAGLANPTVAGLERYGDTQLYVSRGAGAWGPPVRVGAPSDITVVELASRQA; translated from the coding sequence ATGGCAGTGGTCTTCATCCTGGTGGCGGTCGGGGTACTGGCGCTGCTCGCCGCCGTGCACCGCTACGTATGGCGGCGTCTCGTCGGTGACACGACGGCGCCGGGCAGCGCGATGCGCCGGGCGGGCACGGCCGCCGCGTTCGTCCTGCCCCTGCTGAGCGTCGGCGCGCTCGTCTCCGGCCGCGCCGGATTCCCCTTCTGGCTCCAGCAGGTACTCGCCTGGCCGGGCTATCTGTGGCTGGCCGCGCTCCTGTACCTGACGCTGGCCCTGCTCGTCGGCGAGGCCGTACGCCCCCTCCTGCGCCGGGTGCTCGCCCGCCGGGACGGCCCGGCGGAGGCGGGTGCCCACCCGCGTACCGAGACGATGGCCCTGTCCGGAGCCCCCGCCGCCCCCTCCGCGCCCTCCGCCGGCTCCTCGACCACGCCGGATGCCCCGGACGCGGACACGGCGGCGCCCGAAGCACCCCCGACCGCGGCGGCCGGGCCCTCGCGGCGGCTGTTCGTCGCCAGGGCCGTCGGCGGCGCCGCCGCCGTCGCCGGGCTCGGCACCGTCGGGTACGGCACCCACGGGGTGCTGCGCGGCCCCCGTACGAAGCGGATCACCGTACCCCTCGCCCGGCTGCCCCGCTCGGCACACGGGTTCCGGATCGCCGTCGTCAGCGATGTCCACCTCGGCCCCATCCTCGGCCGCGCCCACACCCGGCGCATCGTCGACGCGGTGAACGCGACCCGGCCCGATCTGATCGCCGTCGTCGGGGACCTCGTCGACGGGTCCGTCGCGGACCTGGGCACGGCCGCGGAGCCGCTGGCCGGGCTCGAAGCACGGCACGGCAGCTTCTTCGTCACCGGGAACCACGAGTACTTCTCCGGCGCGGCCCAATGGGTCGACCACGTAAGGGAGCTGGGACTGCACCCGCTGGAGAACGCCCGTGTGGAGATCGACGGCTTCGACCTCGCCGGGGTCAACGATGTCGCCGGGGAGAGCGAGGGCCAGGGCCCCGACTTCGTACGGGCCCTCGGCGACCGGGACCGCTCCCGCGCCGCCGTCCTCCTGGCCCACCAGCCCGTCGTGATCCACGACGCCGTCGAGCACGGCGTCGACCTCCAGCTCTCCGGCCACACCCACGGCGGACAGCTCTGGCCCGGCAGTCTCATCGCCGGACTGGCCAACCCCACCGTCGCCGGACTCGAACGCTACGGGGACACCCAGCTCTACGTCTCGCGCGGCGCGGGAGCCTGGGGGCCGCCCGTGCGGGTGGGGGCGCCGTCGGACATCACGGTGGTGGAGCTGGCCTCCCGGCAGGCCTGA